One genomic segment of Syngnathus typhle isolate RoL2023-S1 ecotype Sweden linkage group LG8, RoL_Styp_1.0, whole genome shotgun sequence includes these proteins:
- the LOC133158506 gene encoding uncharacterized protein LOC133158506 isoform X4 translates to MSESIVRKIQPFTIGTKLSVPAVPKCQEFSETYLECQNLDNCTLQQNLNSLYLSRQQVCAHGPCLVAPTDQRVAPGKHKQEDMIAEDHLNQNLAPSSAVSRAIKKITISGSEKSPENTISVGLRQRSILGSTSKNHNNNNNISATCDCSLPRIVGVDCDNKPHSQFKVLLKTSNGGDYPAIQGQTKPKLYRQKSIQQCSVTAHPSEAVLTGKHEVREDVNKRKDIVKSTWRPEKDPQKCQHHPQSEAPTNVTFKSDCYSQHTSLFKKKVLQAQTWSKSKLQDDSKIQGCPLQDWDEASQILQRDLKDFDNTLIQLNQTGDQLICKLNPTSDLVKNQLSQLKDQWNILKQTAATQSRVLGGSKNLQEFNKKVDKLETWIKEKEEEQSLVNVLGANVDKMQLTRRILDLKQDEQLYRTLHEEINHMALKLEKQGKSDSKSISSRRKNINKMWLKVQSHLKKHKDNLHLALEVSSFYQQADNTLFAINNMMKSIFASKEPGLFGDREIRDIASQIMMLDVSVSQLSNLHPALAAGVTQKQSEVKDCWVSLQKVFRSDRTALPPTGSTFTREDADPLTPTLELQCNMGTETQTSMGKLGRARQSHTEDYTGTSECCGSTKQSQAQQSVNHTSLPMRDGPDDVIISHHSGREREPRVETKQATALRGHPQLHIQLQKFTVSADKTLSWLKENVSMATQVCSIATCEGLEEARRCQHAVQQEILTNKVRIEVVKREGYGLVRAQHPGSTRIEQFLGQLEMLWEELQRRHQRNAVFLQASEDMGVRVFKVRQRLGSRETGLESTEISMKESCDPETTSIKERESGRLVKEVAIRGLELDTLRQEVERLHGRSHLHAHGLRMEEMDRKYQRVQNALTQQSSEQMLTEFLEHLELEESQELDSSQYCFNQPLLSKRSSIPDLLGLQSSGEADLSMGDHVEEREETVAILNDTVGERGPSQSHEQSIQELLSQQARLAVCLEECLCGCNELNLEILEKETDLAVQCEPDNCDFETLQERNTHLEIDYEVLTDEVKEMESQACRLKELCPERVLWTKIRATLKVWTELGKSMVELKSRLQEFLHLQDFFRSYLAIISWTEDTRSCIFSDTLHLREDGQSLQSAELDIQIEQKFKEFDQLAASGRNILDKEHHLTQMVGERIEELRSMLGWISVHWIAKKQEWNDKKSMQESPIDNIYSEATLCSPSESTNSYKFCQSLNIISDESKSKAREDSQSSERFAGHARQPKEKQLEDDYEVMKSITQRSESPTPAVTVIKEPSSSSLGSMVNLILSFGNTGDSQVQVDDRPVWIDDVEETSEALHRVSTYFHVKDNNSAVAPVYESISLPRQKSRLTSSASSSASPSSFSPPSTAQAPQTSVSFHPLNGRHINNSIFCSLKRMGQKRKRKHDTRRHTIQKVMGVDQEADEPLYAGETVTYDTRTWPLKDGRRKKSSPQCGDGIDSMEGIKNPPLREFECTGEDAITPYAVSEGPVPSTQGAGRCRFLSLGSVLSFDLTKDMTLIPSIQEIITIAPPESNKVSRNDPDPNLQRHTELSSFKQIRSSPGNAASRAAISSGTQMSTEVVKDLPDNDGYFHTPPPEKEEARLASCSSKRQFNLQGDAEQEKDEKSPGLKTVEDDTCKFSQPPIYVNQATLAIGPAAPKHQCPNVRTLIRDLNGHKYHKSAITRGVHDEKPGQCPHQASHMIVNVKSTINVRQDSVDSGISSSSSIKLHPDASCPDNLQITGMVGRLLSLQVGRVDHMKMTENVGASKPKEDPQQDHVHLDHQQFEEEEEELEGIWNQTSNLRQSICSDIMYQPRQDEPISSDQPSEPTPSSCTSKLPANLYRNLATVSEPNLFVADFRLPSNIQSLLGGSKELSFQGPPQTVRDRRSWAAFPNRDQIDKTLVVVNETAADQLKLPDVGDSQKYVYQYREEEDEEESKDGKEIGEHTASSKRQSNGFCYQNEDAPNFEPMDMQDASTATRGRCATLNENPDQQSMEGTLERKQKLQLGGKKAASRGWNSYHTVLYRHTLCFYQDRKETLRSSACGLPLNLTGAECSSAPEYTKKPNCFRLRLRDGSEYLFNASSRFLMNTWMNKIQAITGASQSVSALSSDPVAQDVPISLSPPLCSACYGLAKCYCSSQHDVTSTFPRRKALNRARDMVVLSREFTCLPHSRMEEHSSISSTHGHSCNDDYDDYDGSSCKQMMTQGGSGDNTSSSHPSPPHSNQDWPSSKFPSHSFTSATYQKIKPTQRNCGGLEKGSNYSVTLVLGDKSMDSETCSVPPVMVAGWQRNASPPTSYTSQPRPGNKSVFKKFFGKKDV, encoded by the exons CACCGACCAGCGGGTAGCCCCCGGGAAACACAAACAGGAAGACATGATCGCAGAAGACCACCTGAACCAGAACCTCgcgccttcttctgctgtttcgAGAGCCATCAAAAAGATCACAATTTCTGGGAGTGAGAAAAGCCCAGAGAACACCATTTCTGTGGGACTAAGACAGCGATCCATTTTGGGAAGCACATCCAAAAaccacaacaacaataacaacatcaGCGCTACATGTGATTGCAGCCTTCCGAGGATCGTTGGGGTCGATTGTGACAATAAACCTCACTCTCAGTTCAAG gttttattgaaaacaagcaaTGGCGGGGATTATCCGGCAATACAGGGGCAAACCAAACCAAAACTATATCGACAAAAGTCCATCCAACAg tgctcTGTTACAGCACACCCTTCAGAGGCAGTGCTCACTGGAAAACATGAGGTCAGGGAAGATGttaacaaaagaaaagacattGTAAAGTCCACATGGAGGCCG GAGAAAGACCCTCAAAAATGTCAGCATCACCCACAGAGTGAAGCCCCGACCAATGTCACATTCAAGAGTGATTGCTATAGTCAGCACACATCTCTCTTCAAGAAGAAAGTACTGCag GCTCAGACGTGGAGCAAAAGCAAACTGCAAGACGACTCGAAAATTCAGGGCTGCCCCCTGCAGGACTGGGATGAAGCCTCACAGATACTTCAGCGAGATCTTAAAGATTTTGACAACACTCTAATTCAACTTAATCag ACAGGTGATCAGCTGATCTGCAAACTGAATCCCACCTCTGACCTTGTGAAGAATCAGCTCAGCCAGTTGAAAGATCAATGGAACATTCTGAAACAGACAGCTGCCACTCAGTCCAGGGTCTTGGGAGGATCCAAAAACCTGCAGGAGTTCAACAAAAAGGTGGACAAACTTGAGACATGGATTAAAGAGAAG GAAGAGGAACAGTCTCTTGTTAATGTCCTGGGTGCAAACGTTGACAAAATGCAGCTAACCAGAagaattttagatttaaaacag gACGAACAGCTGTATAGAACCCTCCATGAAGAGATCAATCACATGGCTTTAAAACTGGAGAAACAAGGGAAGTCTGATAGTAAAAGCATCTCCAGCAGGAgaaaaaatatcaataaaat GTGGTTGAAGGTGCAGTCTCATCtgaaaaaacacaaagacaatcTTCATCTTGCATTGGAAGTGTCCTCATTTTACCAGCAGGCTGACAATACGTTGTTTGCCATTAATAACATG ATGAAAAGCATATTTGCCTCAAAAGAGCCAGGCCTCTTCGGAGACAGAGAAATACGTGACATTGCCAGTCAAATCATG ATGTTAGATGTCAGTGTGTCCCAGCTTTCAAATCTCCACCCTGCCTTGGCTGCCGGTGTAACACAGAAGCAGAGTGAGGTGAAGGACTGCTGGGTTTCTCTTCAGAAGGTTTTCAG GAGTGACCGGACAGCCCTCCCCCCCACAGGCTCCACATTCACCAGGGAAGATGCTGACCCCTTGACACCAACCCTAGAACTCCAATGCAATATGGGAACAGAGACTCAAACGAGCATGGGAAAGCTGGGTAGAGCAAGGCAGAGTCACACGGAAGACTATACG GGTACATCTGAATGTTGCGGGAGCACTAAGCAAAGCCAGGCGCAGCAAAGTGTGAACCACACCTCTTTACCCATGAGAGATGggcctgatgatgtcatcatcagTCATCATTCAGGGAGGGAAAG AGAGCCTAGAGTTGAAACCAAGCAAGCCACTGCCCTGAGAGGCCACCCACAGCTTCATATTCAGCTCCAGAAGTTCACTGTGTCAGCTGACAAG ACTTTGTCCTGGCTGAAGGAAAATGTTTCTATGGCCACACAAGTGTGCTCTATAGCCACATGCGAGGGACTAGAGGAGGCCAGGAGGTGCCAACATGCAGTGCAACAAGAAATCCTCACCAACAAAGTCAGGATAGAGGTGGTCAAAAGA GAGGGCTATGGGTTGGTCCGCGCTCAGCATCCAGGCAGCACCAGGATAGAACAGTTCCTTGGCCAGCTGGAGATGCTTTGGGAAGAACTGCAGAGGAGGCACCAGAGGAATGCTGTATTCCTGCAGGCCTCGGAAGACATGGGCGTGAGG GTTTTTAAAGTACGACAGAGACTTGGAAGCCGAGAGACCGGGCTGGAGTCGACGGAGATTTCCATGAAGGAGTCCTGTGACCCTGAAACCACGTCAATTAAAGAACGAGAGAGTGGTCGGCTAGTGAAAGAAGTAGCCATTCGTGGCCTCGAGCTGGATACGCTCAGACAAGAGGTGGAGCGTCTCCATGGCCGCAGTCACCTACATGCACATGGCTTGCGTATGGAAGAGATGGACAGAAA ATATCAACGTGTTCAAAACGCCCTGACTCAGCAGAGTTCGGAGCAAATGCTGACTGAGTTTTTGGAGCATTTGGAGCTTGAGGAGAGTCAAGAGCTTGACAGCAGTCAATATTGCTTCAATCAG CCTCTCCTCAGTAAGCGTTCATCAATTCCTGACTTGCTGGGACTTCAAAGCAGCGGTGAGGCTGATCTGAGCATGGGCGACCATGTGGAGGAACGAGAAGAAACGGTGGCGATACTAAATGACACAGTGGGAGAAAGAGGACCATCACAGAGTCACGAGCAATCCATACAAGAGCTTCTGAGCCAG CAAGCCAGACTGGCTGTGTGCTTGGAGGAGTGCCTCTGCGGCTGCAATGAGCTTAACCTGGAGATCCTTGAGAAGGAGACAGATCTGGCTGTCCAATGTGAGCCAGATAACTGTGACTTTGAGACTCTGCAGGAGAGGAACACCCACCTTGAG ATTGACTATGAAGTTCTTACTGATGAAGTCAAGGAGATGGAGAGCCAGGCTTGTCGCTTGAAGGAGCTCTGCCCAGAAAGAGTACTTTGGACCAAGATTCGGGCAACACTGAAGGTCTGGACGGAGCTGGGGAAAAGTATGGTGGAGCTCAAATCACGTCTGCAAGAATTCTTGCATCTCCAAGACTTCTTCAGGAGCTACCTCGCAATAAT CTCATGGACAGAGGACACCCGGTCATGCATTTTCTCCGATACCTTGCATTTGAGGGAAGATGGACAAAGCCTGCAGTCCGCAGAGCTCGATATACAAATTGAGCAGAAGTTTAAAGAGTTTGACCAGCTGGCAGCATCTGGGAGAAACATTTTAGACAAAGAACACCATCTCACTCAGATG GTAGGAGAGCGGATAGAAGAACTGCGGAGTATGCTTGGGTGGATTTCTGTGCACTGGATAGCAAAGAAACAAGAGTGGAATGACAAAAAGAGTATGCAGGAGTCCCCAATAGATAACATTTACTCCGAGGCCACGTTGTGCTCCCCATCAGAG TCAACAAATTCTTACAAATTCTGCCAGTCTCTGAATATCATCTCAGACGAAAGCAAATCCAAGGCGAGAGAAGACAGCCAGAGCTCAGAAAGGTTTGCTGGACATGCACGACAACCAAAAGAGAAGCAGTTAGAAGATGATTATGAGGTCATGAAAAGTATAACTCAACGATCAGAGTCTCCCACACCGGCCGTCACGGTCATTAAGGAGCCCAGCAGTTCCTCTTTAGGGAGCATGGTCAACCTCATTCTCAGCTTTGGTAACACAGGGGACAGCCAGGTGCAGGTGGACGATCGACCTGTTTGGATTGATGATGTCGAAGAAACTTCGGAGGCTCTCCACAGG GTGAGTACTTACTTCCATGTCAAGGATAACAACTCAGCTGTGGCCCCGGTGTACGAAAGTATCTCTCTCCCGCGTCAAAAGAGCCGCTTGACATCCTCGGCCTCCTCTAGTGCCTCGCCATCCTCCTTTTCACCACCTTCCACAGCGCAAGCACCTCAGACTAGCGTATCCTTCCACCCTTTGAATGGAAGACATATCAACAACTCCATATTCTGCAGCCTTAAGCGAATGGGCCAGAAGAGGAAGAGAAAGCACGACACTCGCAGGCATACCATCCAGAAAGTCATGGGTGTCGACCAGGAAGCAGATGAGCCCCTTTATGCCGGTGAGACGGTCACTTATGACACGCGTACCTGGCCACTCAAAGACGGTCGAAGGAAGAAAAGCTCGCCACAGTGCGGGGATGGAATTGACTCTATGGAAGGCATAAAGAATCCGCCACTGAGAGAGTTCGAGTGTACTGGAGAGGACGCTATTACTCCATATGCTGTTTCAGAGGGACCGGTCCCCTCCACCCAAGGGGCAGGCCGCTGCAGATTTCTTTCCTTGGGCTCTGTGTTGAGCTTCGACTTGACAAAGGACATGACTCTCATCCCTAGCATTCAGGAAATCATAACTATAGCTCCTCCAGAATCCAATAAGGTTTCCCGGAATGATCCAGATCCGAACCTCCAACGGCACACAGAATTaagttcattcaaacaaatccgATCGTCGCCAGGCAACGCTGCTAGCAGAGCCGCAATCAGCTCTGGGACACAGATGTCTACAGAGGTTGTGAAAGACTTGCCTGATAATGACGGCTATTTCCACACACCTCCTCCAGAAAAAGAAGAGGCTCGGTTGGCATCTTGTTCGTCCAAAAGGCAGTTCAACCTGCAGGGTGATGCCGAGCAGGAAAAGGATGAAAAGTCACCAGGACTCAAAACTGTCGAGGATGACACCTGCAAGTTTTCCCAACCTCCTATTTATGTGAATCAAGCGACTTTAGCCATAGGCCCTGCGGCTCCTAAACACCAGTGCCCAAATGTCCGTACACTTATTCGGGACCTCAATGGACACAAGTACCATAAAAGTGCAATCACACGAGGTGTACATGATGAGAAGCCAGGACAGTGTCCACACCAAGCTTCTCATATGATTGTCAATGTCAAATCGACTATCAATGTTCGTCAAGACTCGGTAGACTCGGGTATCTCCAGCTCCAGCAGCATCAAACTTCATCCTGATGCATCTTGTCCAGATAATCTCCAGATTACCGGAATGGTTGGGAGGCTCTTGTCCCTTCAAGTAGGACGCGTTGATCACATGAAGATGACAGAAAATGTGGGCGCTTCAAAACCCAAAGAAGATCCACAACAAGACCATGTCCACCTGGACCATCAACAGtttgaggaggaagaagaagagctgGAAGGCATCTGGAATCAAACTAGCAATTTGAGGCAGAGTATCTGTTCAGATATCATGTACCAGCCTCGACAAGACGAGCCCATCTCATCGGATCAGCCGAGTGAGCCCACTCCCAGCTCATGCACCAGCAAACTGCCCGCTAATCTCTATCGAAACCTGGCCACGGTTTCAGAACCCAACCTCTTTGTGGCTGACTTCAGGCTGCCGTCTAACATCCAGAGCCTCCTGGGTGGCAGCAAGGAGCTGAGTTTCCAGGGCCCGCCGCAAACTGTAAGAGACAGAAGGTCCTGGGCAGCTTTTCCAAATAGGGATCAAATTGACAAGACCTTAGTGGTTGTGAACGAAACAGCTGCAGATCAGTTGAAACTTCCAGATGTTGGTGACAGTCAGAAATATGTCTACCAATAcagagaggaggaagatgaggaagagTCAAAAGATGGGAAGGAGATTGGCGAACACACAGCTAGTTCAAAG CGTCAGTCAAACGGTTTCTGTTACCAAAACGAGGATGCTCCAAACTTTGAACCCATGGATATGCAGGACGCGTCaacggccacaagagggcgctgcGCTACCCTA AATGAAAATCCTGATCAGCAATCAATGGAGGGAACTCTCGAGAGGAAGCAAAAGCTTCAACTTGGAGGAAAGAAA GCTGCCTCCAGAGGCTGGAATTCATACCATACGGTCTTATATCGTCACACCTTATGCTTCTATCAGGATAGAAAGGAAACACTGAGG AGTTCTGCATGTGGCCTCCCGCTGAACCTCACGGGAGCGGAGTGTTCATCTGCACCAGAGTACACCAAGAAACCAAACTGCTTCCGTTTGAG GTTACGTGATGGCTCTGAATATCTGTTCAATGCCTCGTCACGCTTTCTGATGAATACATGGATGAACAAAATACAAGCAATCACAG GTGCAAGTCAGTCTGTGTCTGCGTTATCAAGCGACCCAGTAGCTCAAGACGTCCCCATTTCCTT AAGCCCCCCTCTGTGCTCAGCTTGTTATGGTCTGGCCAAATGCTACTGCTCCTCCCAGCATGATGTCACCTCCACGTTTCCCAGACGGAAAGCCCTGAACCGAGCCAGAGACATGGTTGTCCTCTCCAGAGAGTTCACGTGCTTGCCGCACAGTCGTATGGAGGAACATTCGAGCATTTCATCCACACATGGACACTCCTGCA atgatgattatgatgattATGATGGCAGCAGCTGTAAGCAGATGATGACTCAGGGAGGAAGTGGAGACAACACCTCTTCCTCCCATCCGTCTCCTCCACACAGCAATCAGGACTGGCCGAGCAGCAAGTTTCCCTCCCACTCCTTCACTTCTG CAACCTATCAGAAGATCAAACCCACGCAGCGGAACTGCGGAGGTCTGGAGAAAGGGTCTAACTACAGTGTGACACTAGTGCTGGGAGACAAGTCAATGGACAGTGAGACCTGTAGCGTGCCACCGGTGATGGTAGCCGGATGGCAGCGGAACGCCTCGCCACCCACGAGCTACACCAGCCAGCCCCGGCCTGGCAACAAATCAGTCTTTAAGAAGTTCTTTGGCAAAAAGGACGTGTGA